The window attgttattacttgGTGTTCGTTGGTCTATATAAGTACATCATGAATCTATATCAACTATTATGTGTATGCATCTACTCTCCTGTGTGTTTCTAACGTTTTCTGGTCATCCTTCCCTGTGTCCCCCCCAGGTCGGGAGCAGTTCCATGGGCTGGGCTCCATGTACTGCCGGGGCGCTGCTGCTGCCATCCTCACCTACGATGTGACTAACTGGCAGAGCCTGGCTGAGCTGGAGGAGCGCTTCCTGTCCCTCACCGACACGGCCAATAATGACTGCATCTACGCCATCGTGGGCAACAAGGCTGACCTCACAGACCCCCAGGCCCAGCTGCTAGCCAACCAGGATGGCCTGACAGCGGACCAGAGAGtgggggactgggagaggactggggagccCAGGGTGCCTTCTGCCTGTCCCACCCCTCCagcctcccccatctccctgtcAGGGGTGTCAGTCAACAAGCAGGTGAGCCGGGAGGACGCAGAGGCGTTGTATGGGAGGATCCTTAGATACAAGGGTCTGGAAGAGACAAACAGCCTGCCTGCGGACAAGATGTGCTTCGAGACTAGTGCCAAGACAGGCTACAACGTAGACGCTCTGTTTGAGACGCTGTTCGA of the Oncorhynchus masou masou isolate Uvic2021 chromosome 10, UVic_Omas_1.1, whole genome shotgun sequence genome contains:
- the LOC135547395 gene encoding ras-related protein Rab-20-like, whose protein sequence is MPELSKMRKPDVKVVILGDMNVGKTSLLHRYMDRKFKDTMSTVGGAFFLKQWGPYNISIWDTAGREQFHGLGSMYCRGAAAAILTYDVTNWQSLAELEERFLSLTDTANNDCIYAIVGNKADLTDPQAQLLANQDGLTADQRVGDWERTGEPRVPSACPTPPASPISLSGVSVNKQVSREDAEALYGRILRYKGLEETNSLPADKMCFETSAKTGYNVDALFETLFDMVLPSVLKKRTEREGSPTVDLEECKGTGKRARAACC